The sequence below is a genomic window from Desulfomonilia bacterium.
TCAAACCTCAGTGAAATTCTCGGTGAACAGGGTGTTAATATTAGAGCTATCAGTGTAAGTCATATGGCAAGCGATGCCAGCAACATTTGCATTGTTGTCGATGATCCCAAGAGGGCGAAGGATGCCCTGAAAGCAAGAGGTATTGAATACACCGAACATGAGATTCTGGCTGTTGAAATGCCTGACCACCCTGGCGGCATGAATGCAGTTCTCAAACCGCTGAGGGATGCGAGTATTAATGTCATAACTGCATACCCGTATATAGGCAGGGCCGCCAATCCGATCATGATTATGGAAGTTGACCATATCAAGAAAGCGACAGATGTTCTAAATCATAACTGGGTCAAGGTCTGGGATAAAAGCGTCTATAAGCTTTAATATCTTAACGGGAATGTTTAATGGCATACACGATAACTGAAAACTGTAAAGGTTGCGGGGCGTGTAAAAAGCTTTGTCCTACTGAAGCGATTTCAGGTGAAAAAAAACTGCAGCATACAATAGATAAGAACAAGTGTATTGAATGCGGCGTTTGCGGAAGAATATGCCCTACCGCAGAAACTGTTCAGGATTCGAAAGGCAGATACTGCGAAAAGCTTAAAAGATCTGAATGGCCCAAACCTGTTGTTATTCGCTCCATATGTTCTGCCTGCAGTATTTGTGTTGATATGTGCCCGTTTGAT
It includes:
- a CDS encoding ACT domain-containing protein, with product MSVKQFRIKMENKSGMLSNLSEILGEQGVNIRAISVSHMASDASNICIVVDDPKRAKDALKARGIEYTEHEILAVEMPDHPGGMNAVLKPLRDASINVITAYPYIGRAANPIMIMEVDHIKKATDVLNHNWVKVWDKSVYKL
- a CDS encoding 4Fe-4S binding protein, encoding MAYTITENCKGCGACKKLCPTEAISGEKKLQHTIDKNKCIECGVCGRICPTAETVQDSKGRYCEKLKRSEWPKPVVIRSICSACSICVDMCPFDCLVLTEPEDFPKTIKSSAQLADEKNCVGCGICSDACPQEAIYLARTL